The proteins below come from a single Chryseobacterium nepalense genomic window:
- a CDS encoding FKBP-type peptidyl-prolyl cis-trans isomerase encodes MTIENNHVVAVSYILHTIEEDGSKTLVEETTAENPLTFLYGVGMMIPKFEQNILGLQAGDKASFVIHPEEAYGERQPDAIAQLPIDMFQESGVPPVGAILPLSDNQGNNFQAFVVEVTPEAVVADLNHPMAGKVLDFQVEVLNTRPATQEELAHGHAHGVDGNEAH; translated from the coding sequence ATGACAATCGAAAACAATCATGTTGTAGCTGTAAGTTACATCCTTCACACCATCGAAGAAGACGGGAGTAAAACTCTTGTAGAAGAGACCACAGCAGAAAATCCACTAACGTTCTTATACGGTGTTGGAATGATGATTCCAAAATTTGAGCAGAATATTTTGGGATTACAGGCTGGAGATAAAGCATCATTTGTAATTCATCCGGAAGAAGCTTACGGGGAAAGACAGCCGGATGCCATTGCACAGTTGCCGATCGATATGTTCCAGGAATCCGGAGTTCCTCCTGTTGGAGCAATTTTACCATTATCCGATAACCAGGGAAATAATTTCCAGGCATTTGTGGTAGAAGTAACGCCGGAAGCAGTGGTGGCAGATCTTAATCATCCGATGGCAGGAAAAGTTTTAGATTTCCAGGTAGAAGTTTTAAACACACGTCCAGCAACACAGGAAGAGCTTGCACACGGTCATGCTCATGGAGTTGACGGAAACGAAGCTCACTAA
- a CDS encoding YchJ family protein — protein sequence MNCPCCSGKTYEECCKPYHTKEKFAPTAEVLMRSRFSAFAIPNGDYLMETILPSKRKYHSKKDLQEWGESNTWTKLEIINKPSLYKVEFKAFYTDENNQPQVHHELSTFKIIQNRWYYVSGEFL from the coding sequence ATGAATTGTCCCTGCTGTTCCGGAAAAACCTACGAAGAATGCTGTAAGCCGTATCATACAAAAGAAAAATTTGCTCCAACGGCAGAAGTATTAATGCGGTCGCGTTTTTCTGCATTTGCGATTCCGAATGGTGATTATTTAATGGAAACTATCCTTCCCAGCAAAAGAAAATATCACAGTAAAAAGGATTTACAGGAATGGGGAGAAAGCAATACCTGGACAAAGCTGGAAATTATAAACAAGCCGTCTTTATATAAAGTAGAATTTAAAGCCTTCTATACTGATGAAAATAATCAACCGCAGGTTCATCATGAATTATCAACTTTTAAAATAATTCAGAACCGCTGGTATTATGTAAGCGGCGAATTTTTATAA
- a CDS encoding M3 family metallopeptidase: MKKISSVLLISALAFNQSCTTMKSTEIQTEVPTPDASLSSNPFMKKSKLQYEAPEFDKIKDEHFKPAFDFGLKQHDAEILKIANNPEAPTFENTLVALEKSGEVLKRAVIVFSNLTSANTNPTLQALDEEYAPIFAAHSDKMYLNENLYKRIKAISENGLDSEGKRLLQYYKQNFEIAGANLSAADKEKLKQINQELASLSTQYSNKLLEARKQGGVFFTDAKELDGLSADEIAAAATDAKNAGKEGQYLLALQNTTQQPLLQNLKNRATREKLFKASWTRAEKGDANDTRETIEKLAKLRLKKAQILGKKNFAEWKLQDQMAKTPEAATKLMNQIATPAVETAKREAKDIQDLIKQQNGGFEVEPWDWNFYAEQVRKARFDLDESEIKPYFEITTVLEKGVFFAAEKFYGLTFKKRTDLPVYHPDVVTYEVFDHDGKSIAIYYLDFYTRDSKNGGAWMSNFVEQSYLLGTKPVIVNCYNYQKPAPGKPSLISFDDVSTIFHEFGHSIHGMFASQKYPSLSGTNVPRDFVEFPSQINEHWALDPVVLKNYALHYETKQPIPQTLVDKIKKASTFNQGYMTTELVSAAELDMDWHTVTSESQLIPVLDFEKQSLAKHGFTLSTVPPRYHTPYFAHIWGGGYSAGYYAYLWSETLDNDAWEWIKNNGGLTRENGDRFRKYILSVGNSVDLNQAFRDFTGHDPDIKPLLRSRGFIK, from the coding sequence ATGAAGAAGATTTCATCAGTATTATTAATTTCTGCGTTAGCATTTAATCAATCCTGTACTACAATGAAAAGCACTGAAATTCAAACGGAAGTTCCCACTCCGGACGCTTCCCTGTCGTCGAATCCTTTTATGAAGAAAAGCAAACTTCAGTATGAGGCACCGGAATTTGACAAAATTAAAGACGAACATTTTAAACCCGCATTTGATTTCGGACTAAAGCAACATGATGCTGAAATTCTAAAAATCGCCAATAATCCTGAAGCGCCTACTTTTGAGAATACATTGGTAGCTCTGGAAAAAAGCGGTGAGGTACTGAAAAGAGCCGTGATTGTTTTTTCTAATCTTACCAGTGCCAACACAAATCCCACATTACAGGCTCTTGATGAAGAATATGCGCCGATCTTTGCTGCACATTCCGATAAAATGTATCTGAATGAAAATCTTTATAAAAGAATAAAAGCCATCTCGGAAAATGGCCTGGACTCTGAAGGCAAAAGATTATTACAATATTACAAGCAGAACTTTGAAATTGCCGGAGCCAATCTTTCCGCAGCGGATAAGGAAAAATTAAAACAGATCAACCAGGAACTGGCTTCTTTATCTACCCAGTATTCCAATAAATTGCTTGAGGCAAGAAAACAGGGCGGTGTTTTCTTTACGGATGCAAAGGAACTTGACGGACTTTCTGCCGATGAGATTGCGGCTGCCGCTACCGACGCGAAAAATGCAGGTAAAGAAGGCCAGTATCTTTTGGCATTACAGAATACCACACAGCAGCCTCTGCTGCAAAACCTGAAGAACAGGGCCACAAGAGAAAAGCTATTTAAAGCATCATGGACCAGAGCTGAAAAAGGAGACGCCAATGATACCCGTGAAACGATTGAAAAACTCGCTAAATTAAGGCTGAAAAAAGCACAGATTTTAGGCAAAAAGAATTTCGCAGAATGGAAATTGCAGGATCAGATGGCAAAAACTCCCGAAGCGGCTACAAAATTAATGAACCAGATTGCCACTCCTGCCGTGGAAACCGCAAAACGTGAAGCAAAAGATATTCAGGATCTTATCAAACAGCAAAACGGTGGATTTGAAGTAGAACCGTGGGACTGGAATTTTTATGCAGAACAGGTACGAAAAGCCAGGTTTGATCTTGATGAAAGTGAAATTAAACCGTATTTTGAAATTACAACCGTTCTTGAAAAAGGTGTTTTCTTCGCTGCTGAAAAATTCTACGGACTTACTTTTAAGAAAAGAACAGATCTGCCGGTTTATCATCCTGATGTGGTTACATACGAAGTTTTTGATCATGACGGCAAATCTATTGCGATCTATTATCTTGATTTCTACACGAGAGATTCTAAAAACGGAGGCGCATGGATGAGCAACTTTGTCGAGCAGTCTTATTTACTGGGCACAAAACCTGTTATTGTAAACTGCTACAATTATCAGAAACCGGCTCCGGGAAAACCTTCATTAATCAGCTTTGATGATGTTTCAACTATTTTCCATGAATTCGGACACTCTATTCATGGTATGTTTGCCAGCCAGAAATATCCTTCTCTATCGGGAACCAATGTGCCAAGAGATTTTGTGGAATTTCCTTCACAGATCAATGAACACTGGGCGCTGGATCCTGTAGTTTTGAAAAATTATGCTTTACATTATGAAACAAAACAGCCGATTCCCCAAACCCTGGTAGATAAAATAAAAAAGGCTTCTACATTCAATCAGGGTTATATGACAACGGAACTGGTATCCGCTGCCGAATTGGATATGGACTGGCATACGGTAACCAGCGAAAGCCAGCTAATTCCAGTTTTAGATTTTGAAAAACAATCATTAGCGAAGCATGGCTTTACTTTATCAACAGTTCCTCCAAGATACCATACGCCCTATTTTGCCCATATCTGGGGTGGCGGTTATTCCGCAGGATATTATGCTTATCTGTGGTCTGAAACATTGGATAATGACGCCTGGGAATGGATTAAAAATAATGGAGGGCTTACCAGAGAAAATGGTGATCGTTTCAGAAAGTATATACTGTCTGTAGGAAATTCTGTTGACCTGAATCAGGCATTCAGAGATTTTACTGGACATGATCCGGATATCAAGCCTCTATTGAGAAGCAGAGGATTTATTAAATAA